The proteins below come from a single Mugil cephalus isolate CIBA_MC_2020 chromosome 7, CIBA_Mcephalus_1.1, whole genome shotgun sequence genomic window:
- the clul1 gene encoding clusterin-like protein 1 isoform X2, translating into MKLLLGLTLLAATLSVFNSAPADESKAVSDDTLKQLSVDGERLVDKEVRRALYGVKQMKEVLWRNGQKHEHLMKSLRHSSDKKKGAEQLAKEVTEKLEEAEEQCKDSLQSEWEECRPCLEDACKSFYTSTCRRGFATFHTKVETFFQRVSRRFGRREPRTEAGDILVNQGPDTTDSEVTRVEDSFNRLVSRVGTLVNRSITLASSVSGRLDKVLQTALLNGSDVPVEEATSDPFYPGRDSGFLQGVGLEEVLESFFDFGKSVVEEFGAVVTQALDDVHEAVEEEKKGGKKSFPRFLQNMKLCRDLRRQTSECWQLQNQCEACQGALLSECPSVRDLHVELDQVSQLLDVSREQYEEILSIVQQHTDETVNWLSNMAAEFSWVGQAASNGSTPQNIFRITMVAPESHSEQNMSVTDTKVEVNILNSPPLILTVPGELDLQDDAFIQYVTQEALDKYKEMVRFEEK; encoded by the exons ATGAAGCTCCTGCTTGGTTTGACACTTCTGGCGGCGACGCTGAGCGTCTTCAACTCCGCTCCGGCCGATGAGTCCAAGGCCGTCTCCGATGACACCTTAAAAC AGTTGTCCGTGGATGGCGAGAGGCTCGTGGATAAGGAGGTGAGGAGAGCTCTGTACGGGGTGAAGCAGATGAAGGAGGTGCTGTGGAGGAACGGGCAGAAGCACGAACACCTCATGAAGTCGCTGAGACACAGCAGCGACAAGAAGAAA GGAGCAGAACAGCTGGCTAAGGAGGTGAcggagaagctggaggaggcggaggagcagTGCAAAGACTCCCTGCAGTCTGAGTGGGAGGAGTGCAGACCCTGTCTGGAGGACGCGTGTAAAAGCTTCTATACCTCCACCTGCCGCAGGGGCTTTGCTACTTTCCACACTAAG GTGGAAACCTTTTTCCAAAGAGTCTCTAGGCGCTTCGGCCGCCGCGAGCCCCGCACGGAGGCCGGGGACATCCTGGTGAACCAGGGCCCGGACACCACGGACTCCGAGGTCACCCGCGTCGAGGACTCCTTCAACCGCCTGGTCAGCAGAGTGGGGACGCTGGTGAACCGCAGCATCACCCTGGCGTCCAGCGTGAGCGGCAGGCTCGACAAAGTCCTCCAGACAGCCTTGCTGAACGGCTCCGACGTCCCGGTAGAGGAAGCCACCTCGGATCCCTTCTACCCCGGCCGGGACTCGGGCTTCCTGCAGGGCGTGGGgctggaggaggtgctggagTCCTTCTTCGATTTTGGCAAGAGCGTGGTGGAGGAGTTCGGAGCCGTGGTGACTCAGGCGTTGGACGACGTCCACGaggcagtggaggaggagaagaaaggcg GAAAGAAAAGTTTCCCTCGTTTCCTGCAGAACATGAAATTGTGCCGAGACCTTCGCAGACAGACATCAGAGTGCTGGCAACTGCAAAACCAGTGCGAGGCCTGTCAGGGAGCTCTGCTCTCAG AGTGTCCCAGCGTCCGGGATCTGCACGTGGAGCTGGACCAAGTGTCTCAGCTGCTGGACGTTTCCAGAGAGCAGTATGAAGAGATCTTGTCCATCGTCCAACAGCACACCGACGAAACGGTCAACTGGCTCAGCAACATGGCGGCCGAGTTCAGCTGGGTTGGTCAGGCCGCGAGCAACGGAAGCACTCCCCAAAATATCTTCCGCATCACCATG GTGGCGCCAGAGAGCCACAGCGAGCAGAACATGTCTGTGACCGACACCAAGGTGGAGGTGAACATCCTGAACTCCCCCCCACTCATCCTCACCGTTCCCGGGGAGCTGGACCTGCAGGACGACGCCTTCATCCAGTACGTGACGCAGGAGGCTCTGGACAAGTACAAGGAGATGGTCAG GTTTGAGGAGAAGTAA
- the clul1 gene encoding clusterin-like protein 1 isoform X1: protein MKLLLGLTLLAATLSVFNSAPADESKAVSDDTLKQLSVDGERLVDKEVRRALYGVKQMKEVLWRNGQKHEHLMKSLRHSSDKKKGAEQLAKEVTEKLEEAEEQCKDSLQSEWEECRPCLEDACKSFYTSTCRRGFATFHTKVETFFQRVSRRFGRREPRTEAGDILVNQGPDTTDSEVTRVEDSFNRLVSRVGTLVNRSITLASSVSGRLDKVLQTALLNGSDVPVEEATSDPFYPGRDSGFLQGVGLEEVLESFFDFGKSVVEEFGAVVTQALDDVHEAVEEEKKGGKKSFPRFLQNMKLCRDLRRQTSECWQLQNQCEACQGALLSECPSVRDLHVELDQVSQLLDVSREQYEEILSIVQQHTDETVNWLSNMAAEFSWVGQAASNGSTPQNIFRITMVAPESHSEQNMSVTDTKVEVNILNSPPLILTVPGELDLQDDAFIQYVTQEALDKYKEMVSRFEEK, encoded by the exons ATGAAGCTCCTGCTTGGTTTGACACTTCTGGCGGCGACGCTGAGCGTCTTCAACTCCGCTCCGGCCGATGAGTCCAAGGCCGTCTCCGATGACACCTTAAAAC AGTTGTCCGTGGATGGCGAGAGGCTCGTGGATAAGGAGGTGAGGAGAGCTCTGTACGGGGTGAAGCAGATGAAGGAGGTGCTGTGGAGGAACGGGCAGAAGCACGAACACCTCATGAAGTCGCTGAGACACAGCAGCGACAAGAAGAAA GGAGCAGAACAGCTGGCTAAGGAGGTGAcggagaagctggaggaggcggaggagcagTGCAAAGACTCCCTGCAGTCTGAGTGGGAGGAGTGCAGACCCTGTCTGGAGGACGCGTGTAAAAGCTTCTATACCTCCACCTGCCGCAGGGGCTTTGCTACTTTCCACACTAAG GTGGAAACCTTTTTCCAAAGAGTCTCTAGGCGCTTCGGCCGCCGCGAGCCCCGCACGGAGGCCGGGGACATCCTGGTGAACCAGGGCCCGGACACCACGGACTCCGAGGTCACCCGCGTCGAGGACTCCTTCAACCGCCTGGTCAGCAGAGTGGGGACGCTGGTGAACCGCAGCATCACCCTGGCGTCCAGCGTGAGCGGCAGGCTCGACAAAGTCCTCCAGACAGCCTTGCTGAACGGCTCCGACGTCCCGGTAGAGGAAGCCACCTCGGATCCCTTCTACCCCGGCCGGGACTCGGGCTTCCTGCAGGGCGTGGGgctggaggaggtgctggagTCCTTCTTCGATTTTGGCAAGAGCGTGGTGGAGGAGTTCGGAGCCGTGGTGACTCAGGCGTTGGACGACGTCCACGaggcagtggaggaggagaagaaaggcg GAAAGAAAAGTTTCCCTCGTTTCCTGCAGAACATGAAATTGTGCCGAGACCTTCGCAGACAGACATCAGAGTGCTGGCAACTGCAAAACCAGTGCGAGGCCTGTCAGGGAGCTCTGCTCTCAG AGTGTCCCAGCGTCCGGGATCTGCACGTGGAGCTGGACCAAGTGTCTCAGCTGCTGGACGTTTCCAGAGAGCAGTATGAAGAGATCTTGTCCATCGTCCAACAGCACACCGACGAAACGGTCAACTGGCTCAGCAACATGGCGGCCGAGTTCAGCTGGGTTGGTCAGGCCGCGAGCAACGGAAGCACTCCCCAAAATATCTTCCGCATCACCATG GTGGCGCCAGAGAGCCACAGCGAGCAGAACATGTCTGTGACCGACACCAAGGTGGAGGTGAACATCCTGAACTCCCCCCCACTCATCCTCACCGTTCCCGGGGAGCTGGACCTGCAGGACGACGCCTTCATCCAGTACGTGACGCAGGAGGCTCTGGACAAGTACAAGGAGATGGTCAG CAGGTTTGAGGAGAAGTAA